Proteins encoded together in one Acidobacteriota bacterium window:
- a CDS encoding DUF4114 domain-containing protein, which produces MHMITSNSTSYIRQFLVLGMVLSLLSLMISAPQPARAFGALPQAAECQSGVGGRLFSNGGDAEVEILPQDAGFTLELSLISPGPSRFIGTNRDSGLIVKLGSFPAGAELVFSVFVRETQRTFVMGSGSGNADGIAHAEVTCFSVKRANIGFEDQLGGGDRDYNDLLCTVRQTQSCNYSLSPASQSFGSGGGSGSVNVGAASSCSWSAASNVGWVTITSGGSGSESGRTNYSVAMNQNTDSRTGTISVQGQTFTVFQDGAGSQPQITGTFRKSDKKMFVYGINFDGGSVILLNGEEQKTLYDVETPTTKLIGKKLSRWVQPGDTLQVRNSSGAVSPGHTYTP; this is translated from the coding sequence ATGCATATGATCACTTCCAATAGCACAAGCTACATTCGACAATTCCTGGTACTTGGCATGGTGTTGTCATTGCTCAGTCTGATGATTTCTGCCCCACAGCCGGCTCGCGCTTTCGGCGCCCTGCCGCAGGCCGCAGAGTGCCAGTCTGGAGTTGGCGGGCGGCTCTTCTCGAACGGCGGCGACGCTGAAGTAGAAATCCTCCCGCAGGACGCTGGGTTCACTCTCGAGCTTAGTCTCATCTCACCCGGTCCCTCGCGTTTCATCGGCACAAACCGCGACAGCGGTTTGATCGTCAAGCTCGGAAGCTTTCCAGCGGGCGCCGAACTGGTCTTCAGCGTTTTCGTGAGGGAGACCCAGAGAACTTTTGTGATGGGCTCCGGCTCGGGAAACGCTGACGGTATCGCCCACGCCGAGGTCACCTGCTTCAGCGTTAAGCGGGCGAACATTGGCTTTGAAGATCAACTGGGCGGTGGCGACAGAGACTACAACGATTTGCTCTGCACGGTTCGCCAGACGCAGAGCTGCAACTACTCGCTCTCTCCCGCAAGCCAGTCGTTTGGTTCTGGCGGCGGCAGCGGCAGTGTCAATGTTGGCGCGGCTAGCAGTTGCAGTTGGAGCGCCGCCAGTAACGTGGGATGGGTGACAATCACGTCGGGCGGGTCCGGCAGCGAGAGTGGAAGAACCAATTACTCGGTCGCAATGAATCAAAACACGGACTCACGGACGGGGACGATTTCAGTTCAAGGACAAACGTTCACGGTGTTTCAAGACGGCGCGGGCTCCCAGCCGCAGATAACCGGCACTTTCCGCAAGAGTGATAAGAAGATGTTCGTATACGGCATCAACTTCGATGGCGGCTCGGTCATTCTACTGAATGGCGAAGAGCAAAAAACCCTCTACGATGTCGAAACCCCCACTACCAAATTGATCGGTAAGAAACTCAGCAGATGGGTCCAGCCGGGCGACACGCTGCAGGTTAGAAACTCTTCGGGCGCCGTTTCTCCAGGGCACACTTATACGCCTTAG
- a CDS encoding glycosyltransferase family 4 protein, with translation MNTVVSVFGIEPARIGGAEAYARELSIQLGERGWRSVLCFLKEPPEAVRSYLQLPNVRIEVIEDSWRTKWRAIRGMSRILRRYRPEILHLHFTGFIGPYPWLAKLYSVGQVFFTDHSSQPEGYVSQRAPFWKRCVARLINRPITRVITVSEYGCRCVAGRDLFPLERLEMVYNSADLSRASDGEERAAEFRRKHSIPEDRMLVAQVSWIIPEKGIGDLLAAARLVISQNSKVHFVFVGEGAHRERYTRQAIEMGLEANVSWTGQVEDPMAEGVYAAADVVCQVSRWEEVFGYVIAEAMSCGKAMVATRVGGIPELVEDGKTGFVVERGDAPAIADGILKLVADRDLRERMGRAGIAAARAKFDLKLNVEKVVTSYGIAVKDPAVAVGEQLASIV, from the coding sequence GTGAACACCGTAGTTTCAGTTTTTGGCATTGAGCCGGCCCGCATCGGAGGCGCCGAGGCTTACGCGCGTGAGTTGTCAATTCAACTCGGCGAGCGCGGATGGCGAAGCGTCCTCTGCTTTCTGAAAGAGCCACCCGAAGCGGTGCGCTCCTACCTGCAACTCCCCAACGTCCGCATCGAGGTGATCGAGGACTCGTGGCGAACGAAGTGGCGCGCGATAAGGGGAATGTCGCGGATACTGCGGCGTTATCGTCCCGAAATCCTCCATCTTCATTTTACGGGATTCATCGGACCGTATCCGTGGCTCGCGAAGCTTTATTCCGTCGGGCAAGTCTTCTTCACCGATCATTCTTCGCAGCCTGAAGGCTACGTCAGCCAGCGCGCTCCTTTTTGGAAGCGGTGTGTGGCGCGCCTGATCAATCGCCCGATTACCCGTGTCATCACGGTGAGCGAATATGGCTGCCGCTGTGTGGCAGGCAGAGATTTGTTTCCGCTTGAAAGGCTGGAGATGGTCTACAACAGCGCGGATCTTTCCCGCGCCTCGGATGGAGAAGAGAGAGCCGCCGAGTTTCGCCGCAAGCATTCGATCCCGGAGGATCGCATGCTGGTAGCTCAGGTGAGCTGGATCATTCCCGAGAAGGGAATCGGCGACTTGCTCGCCGCCGCGCGACTGGTGATCTCTCAAAATTCCAAAGTCCATTTTGTGTTCGTCGGTGAGGGTGCTCATCGTGAGCGATACACGCGTCAGGCGATTGAGATGGGTCTTGAAGCCAACGTGAGCTGGACTGGCCAGGTTGAAGACCCGATGGCCGAAGGAGTCTACGCGGCCGCGGATGTGGTTTGCCAGGTCTCTCGTTGGGAAGAGGTCTTTGGATACGTGATCGCCGAAGCGATGTCTTGCGGCAAGGCGATGGTGGCTACGCGAGTCGGAGGAATACCGGAGTTGGTAGAAGACGGTAAGACCGGCTTCGTAGTGGAACGCGGCGACGCTCCAGCCATTGCCGATGGAATTCTGAAGCTCGTCGCGGATCGCGATCTGCGTGAGCGCATGGGCCGCGCCGGCATCGCAGCAGCAAGAGCGAAGTTTGATCTCAAACTAAACGTGGAAAAGGTTGTGACATCATACGGCATCGCGGTCAAGGACCCCGCAGTGGCAGTCGGCGAACAACTGGCCTCGATTGTTTAG
- a CDS encoding HigA family addiction module antitoxin, whose product MANKRQLDPIHPGEILSEEFMKPLGISINKLARDIGVAPGKISAILKGKRSITADTALRLAKYFRVSSEVWLGLQADYDLRVARRLIGPEIEKQVHAYVA is encoded by the coding sequence ATGGCTAACAAAAGGCAGCTTGACCCGATCCATCCCGGAGAGATTCTTTCCGAGGAGTTCATGAAGCCGCTGGGCATCAGCATCAACAAGCTGGCTCGGGATATAGGAGTCGCGCCCGGCAAGATTAGCGCTATCCTCAAAGGGAAGCGGTCAATCACCGCCGATACTGCGCTACGACTGGCTAAGTACTTCCGCGTCTCCTCCGAGGTTTGGTTGGGGCTTCAAGCCGACTATGATCTGAGGGTTGCCCGTCGCTTGATTGGTCCGGAAATCGAGAAACAAGTGCACGCTTACGTTGCTTAA
- a CDS encoding fibronectin type III domain-containing protein, protein MANRTHHFSRLVLPRRIKSSFARKQNLVAVWMIVAALLVQQSAIARISAAPVPSERSSDSLLKGAGSVFVDSDSDTRIVRVTDERDGRATLTPRVNSSSFNLDSSRFFVDLDGKPTLYTLDPSNLGIQKQGPLFGSIALQSDSCQWSATNPDTVIGLDSTDSTRIYGYDTRSGSYTLLKDFPEILFKGEAGHFSKSWSDDNHFSFALREPGSAWRFVIVWERSTESTYLFDLADPLAGVPSFSTAHLDRSGEALIVSGDIRRVWRYRTQQQLESVQLETTGDSREPEGAFEQNAASDVFTTISSPVNPSRADLSRDGRFSIFSSHTDGSRSDVFIAAVHAAATASSINWTSMVNCSAIANSLQKTGGIDQADDASATSAQAVMSGDANVEFTAEQNDKERWCGLNNSNAIHQSAGDIDFAIKLANNGKAFVVENGVVKAKTKYKPGNVFRVAVESGAVNYYKNGSVFYTSTASPVYPLLVNASLVDAMAAVNNAMIFITTIGTVVSISPATANATAGATSQFTAIVTGSIDTLTWSATAGSVTGTGLYTAPAAPGTYIVKAACSSNPGIGASATVSVTTTADTTAPVISSVSASSVTASGATISWNTDEPSDTQVEYGTDDWFGALSTQNPAMVTGHSVAFGGLNPGALYHYRVMSKDAAGNLAVSSDFTFTTLSGADTTPPVISGVAASGITTNSATITWSTNEASDTQVEFGTTTGYGKSTAVNASLGTSHTALLTGLSANTSYHYRVKSKDASGNLAASGDFTFATSAAPPPPPPSSGVVTDHNVHPEPQAPALPRAGGTFIDPTFGTTIMRVTDENDGTSNYSYYSYWPTFNLDSTRFFIACDGNPKLYRFDPNNFQIVSKGPLFDQPLPGGGFMSTEDAEWSGTNPNVLYGYHELKLWAFDVSARTYTMVKDFASELPPGNLGQMSRSLDDNVFAFTKKDTNYHPTGYIVWRRDQNRVLRNVTLGNFDEVELDKTGRYLVVKAEFGGGVDFQVVDFDTANLQALTDSTPDYSPGHSDNGRQMVVGHDNWNNQYTVRTLASPRQFQKVITFGNDWSQSNHLSMLADNEGWCVISNFTSGTGPLGPFRQEIFQASTDGSQNVRRLAHHRSVYRDYWDTPRANISRDGRFVAFTSNWGSAVRRDVFIIRVPQGSGSGPGDTTPPVISGVGASSLTSSSAVISWNTNEGSDTQVQYGTTASYGSGTSLSTAMVTSHSATVAGLSANTLYHYRARSKDAAGNLAVSGDFSFTTPASGVGSGGFTQSVAWSNVVNCTVSGSSLLKTAGLDDEDDAGAVSQQQILSGDGYFEFTAGSTGQIRFCGLTHTVLDTQYPAIDFAIKLTDFGVAEVRENNVYQSETTYTGSDVFRMAIVGGVVKYSKNGTVFYSSSKAPTYPLRVDAVILDLGGTVNSAVISAATAGSLAVTSRKDRSGDVAKGFVAAKDLWVDITREWNLGVRLAPRFAGVSHLAKIQFTAEGSPV, encoded by the coding sequence ATGGCTAATCGAACACACCACTTTTCTCGGCTTGTCTTGCCGCGACGCATCAAAAGCAGCTTCGCCAGGAAACAAAATCTTGTTGCCGTATGGATGATCGTTGCGGCGCTTCTAGTTCAGCAAAGCGCGATCGCGCGAATCTCTGCAGCGCCGGTTCCGAGCGAACGCTCTTCAGACTCGTTGCTGAAAGGAGCCGGCAGTGTCTTTGTTGATTCGGACTCTGACACGAGAATAGTGCGTGTGACGGACGAGCGCGACGGGCGGGCGACGCTCACGCCGCGTGTAAACAGCTCGAGCTTCAATCTGGACTCATCGCGCTTCTTCGTCGATCTCGACGGCAAGCCAACGCTCTACACGTTGGATCCTTCGAATCTCGGTATTCAGAAGCAAGGGCCGCTCTTCGGCTCGATCGCGCTCCAATCCGATAGCTGTCAATGGTCGGCGACTAACCCAGACACGGTCATAGGGCTGGACTCTACCGATTCGACGCGCATTTACGGCTACGACACACGCTCGGGAAGCTACACTTTGTTGAAGGACTTCCCGGAGATTCTTTTCAAAGGCGAGGCAGGCCACTTTAGTAAGTCGTGGTCGGACGACAACCATTTCTCGTTCGCCCTGCGAGAGCCAGGTTCCGCGTGGCGCTTTGTAATCGTGTGGGAGAGAAGCACCGAAAGCACTTACCTGTTTGACCTCGCTGACCCTTTAGCCGGAGTACCGAGCTTTAGCACAGCGCACCTCGATCGATCCGGTGAAGCGCTCATAGTCAGCGGCGATATCAGGCGGGTGTGGCGCTACCGAACACAACAACAGCTCGAGTCGGTGCAGCTCGAGACGACCGGCGATTCTCGGGAGCCCGAGGGCGCGTTCGAGCAGAACGCCGCGTCCGATGTCTTTACCACGATAAGCAGTCCGGTGAATCCGTCGCGAGCTGACTTATCGCGCGATGGGCGCTTTTCGATTTTCTCCTCACACACGGATGGCTCGCGCTCGGATGTGTTCATCGCGGCGGTGCACGCAGCGGCCACTGCTTCGAGCATCAACTGGACGAGTATGGTCAACTGCTCGGCCATCGCCAATTCGCTGCAAAAGACCGGAGGCATCGACCAGGCAGACGACGCGAGCGCCACATCCGCACAGGCAGTCATGTCGGGCGACGCGAATGTTGAATTTACTGCCGAGCAAAATGACAAGGAAAGATGGTGCGGTCTGAATAACAGCAACGCGATTCATCAGTCGGCGGGCGATATCGATTTCGCGATCAAGCTGGCGAACAACGGGAAGGCCTTCGTCGTCGAGAACGGCGTCGTCAAGGCAAAGACAAAGTACAAACCGGGCAACGTCTTCCGAGTCGCCGTCGAGTCGGGCGCGGTGAACTACTACAAGAACGGTTCGGTCTTTTATACCAGCACCGCCTCGCCTGTCTATCCATTGCTGGTCAACGCCTCGCTTGTCGACGCGATGGCTGCGGTCAACAACGCGATGATATTCATCACAACTATCGGCACAGTTGTGTCGATAAGTCCGGCCACGGCGAACGCAACCGCAGGCGCCACTTCGCAGTTTACCGCAATAGTAACTGGCAGCATCGACACCCTCACATGGTCAGCGACCGCCGGCTCGGTTACCGGCACCGGCTTGTACACTGCGCCGGCCGCCCCGGGGACCTACATCGTCAAAGCAGCCTGCTCGTCGAATCCCGGCATCGGCGCTTCGGCGACGGTGTCCGTCACGACTACCGCCGACACGACAGCGCCGGTTATCAGCTCAGTCAGCGCTTCAAGCGTCACCGCCAGCGGAGCCACCATCTCATGGAACACTGATGAGCCGAGCGATACCCAGGTCGAGTACGGCACAGACGACTGGTTCGGCGCGCTCTCGACTCAGAATCCCGCGATGGTGACCGGCCATAGCGTCGCTTTCGGCGGCCTCAACCCGGGCGCCTTGTATCACTATCGAGTGATGTCCAAAGATGCAGCGGGGAACCTTGCCGTATCAAGCGATTTCACGTTCACGACGCTCAGCGGCGCCGATACGACGCCTCCAGTAATCAGCGGGGTTGCGGCATCGGGCATTACAACCAACAGCGCTACGATCACCTGGAGCACCAATGAAGCGAGCGATACCCAGGTGGAGTTCGGGACGACGACCGGATACGGAAAATCGACCGCGGTAAACGCTTCGCTGGGAACCAGTCACACCGCACTGTTGACCGGACTTTCGGCGAACACTTCGTATCATTACCGGGTGAAGTCGAAAGACGCCTCGGGGAACCTTGCCGCGTCGGGCGACTTCACGTTTGCGACATCCGCGGCTCCACCGCCGCCTCCTCCCTCGTCGGGCGTGGTCACCGACCACAACGTTCATCCGGAGCCTCAAGCGCCTGCTCTGCCAAGAGCCGGCGGCACGTTCATCGACCCAACATTCGGCACTACGATCATGCGCGTAACGGACGAGAATGACGGCACGTCGAACTACAGCTACTATTCGTATTGGCCGACATTCAACCTCGACAGCACGCGGTTCTTCATCGCCTGCGACGGAAACCCCAAGCTCTATCGGTTTGACCCGAACAATTTTCAGATCGTCAGCAAAGGCCCGTTGTTTGATCAACCGCTCCCGGGCGGCGGGTTTATGTCGACGGAAGACGCCGAATGGAGCGGGACCAACCCGAACGTGTTGTATGGATACCACGAGTTAAAGCTGTGGGCTTTTGATGTTTCGGCGAGGACTTACACGATGGTCAAAGACTTCGCCAGCGAGCTTCCTCCGGGCAACCTGGGCCAGATGAGCAGGAGTCTGGATGACAATGTGTTTGCCTTCACCAAGAAGGATACGAACTACCATCCGACCGGCTACATCGTCTGGCGCAGAGACCAGAACCGGGTACTGCGCAACGTCACTCTGGGGAACTTCGATGAAGTAGAGTTGGACAAAACCGGACGCTACCTGGTCGTGAAAGCGGAGTTTGGCGGCGGGGTAGATTTTCAGGTAGTGGATTTCGACACCGCGAATTTACAGGCCCTGACAGATTCAACGCCGGACTATTCGCCTGGTCACAGCGACAACGGGAGGCAGATGGTGGTCGGACACGACAACTGGAACAATCAGTACACGGTTAGGACTCTTGCATCGCCGCGTCAGTTCCAGAAGGTCATCACCTTCGGAAACGATTGGTCTCAGTCGAATCACTTGTCCATGCTTGCGGACAACGAAGGCTGGTGTGTGATAAGCAACTTCACCAGTGGAACCGGTCCGCTCGGTCCGTTCCGTCAGGAGATATTTCAGGCTTCTACCGACGGCAGCCAGAACGTGAGGAGACTGGCTCACCACCGCTCAGTGTATAGGGACTACTGGGACACGCCCCGAGCCAACATAAGCCGGGATGGCAGGTTCGTAGCGTTCACGAGCAACTGGGGAAGCGCCGTCAGACGAGACGTGTTCATCATAAGAGTTCCACAAGGGTCGGGTTCGGGTCCGGGCGACACGACGCCGCCGGTCATTTCCGGTGTGGGCGCGTCATCGCTCACGTCGTCGAGCGCCGTGATCAGTTGGAACACCAACGAGGGAAGTGACACTCAAGTGCAGTACGGAACGACCGCCTCATATGGCAGCGGGACGTCTCTCAGCACCGCAATGGTAACAAGTCACAGCGCAACGGTCGCGGGGCTTTCGGCCAACACCCTGTACCATTACCGGGCGCGCTCGAAAGACGCAGCCGGGAACCTGGCAGTGTCTGGCGACTTCAGCTTCACGACGCCGGCAAGCGGAGTAGGCAGCGGAGGTTTCACACAGAGCGTTGCGTGGAGCAATGTGGTCAACTGCACGGTGTCGGGGAGCTCTCTGCTGAAGACTGCGGGCCTTGATGACGAAGATGACGCCGGAGCTGTTTCACAACAACAGATCCTGTCGGGAGACGGCTACTTTGAATTCACAGCCGGATCGACAGGTCAAATCCGGTTCTGCGGGCTCACTCACACCGTGTTGGATACGCAGTATCCGGCGATAGACTTCGCGATCAAGCTGACGGACTTTGGTGTGGCCGAGGTGCGTGAGAACAATGTCTATCAGAGTGAAACGACGTACACCGGCTCTGATGTCTTCCGCATGGCTATCGTGGGCGGCGTCGTGAAGTACTCCAAGAACGGCACGGTCTTCTACTCGAGCAGCAAAGCGCCCACGTACCCGCTCCGGGTGGATGCGGTGATCCTGGATCTGGGCGGCACGGTCAACAGCGCAGTGATCAGCGCGGCAACGGCAGGTTCCCTGGCCGTCACCTCGAGGAAGGACAGAAGTGGCGACGTGGCGAAAGGGTTCGTCGCGGCAAAGGATTTGTGGGTGGATATCACCCGCGAGTGGAACCTGGGAGTAAGACTCGCACCTCGCTTCGCCGGGGTCTCTCACCTGGCTAAAATCCAATTCACCGCCGAGGGGAGTCCTGTCTAA
- a CDS encoding radical SAM protein, giving the protein MNANVLKMIDNEARQFPMLNYAYKRVYEGLNYRLRTFGGGRWASRCRPTSIGLMLSYRCNARCVHCDIWKNRGKEDSPSPERWKMLLSDLRGWLGPVHVFISGGEAMLNPAAIDIAAHGSSIGLFIEFLTHGYWDDQSKIEKLALTRPWRLTISLDGIGEVHNRIRGREKFFEKTAASIETLKRVRKGKALGFEIRLKTVIMRQNLEHVCEVAHYANQDGMHVFYQPIEQNYNTAEDAQWFEHSNTWPDDPNKAVAVVEQLIELKRTGLPIANSYAQLEAMIPYFRNPDALRIATQSHSAHEEKALCSALTMMQFEADGNVTVCTGMEPVGNIKTQRIRDIWESRPQWWESGCCLDRRCTVAEKTVLSLPVLTSY; this is encoded by the coding sequence TTGAACGCAAATGTGCTGAAAATGATAGACAACGAGGCAAGGCAATTCCCCATGCTCAATTACGCCTACAAGCGAGTTTACGAGGGACTCAACTACAGACTACGAACGTTCGGAGGCGGCCGTTGGGCTTCACGCTGCCGGCCTACCTCTATTGGGTTGATGCTCAGCTACCGCTGCAACGCGCGCTGTGTTCACTGTGACATCTGGAAGAATCGCGGCAAAGAAGATTCTCCCAGCCCTGAACGCTGGAAGATGCTGCTGTCGGATTTGCGCGGGTGGCTGGGCCCGGTACACGTTTTCATAAGCGGCGGCGAAGCGATGCTGAACCCGGCTGCGATCGACATAGCGGCTCACGGTTCTTCGATCGGGCTGTTCATCGAGTTCCTTACCCACGGTTACTGGGATGATCAATCTAAAATCGAGAAGCTGGCGCTCACGCGGCCCTGGCGGTTGACGATCTCGCTGGATGGAATCGGCGAAGTGCACAACAGAATTCGCGGCCGCGAGAAGTTCTTCGAAAAGACCGCCGCCTCAATCGAAACGCTCAAGCGAGTGCGCAAGGGGAAGGCTCTCGGTTTCGAGATCCGGCTGAAGACGGTCATAATGCGGCAGAACCTCGAGCACGTCTGCGAGGTCGCACACTACGCCAATCAGGATGGAATGCACGTGTTCTACCAACCCATCGAGCAAAACTACAACACCGCCGAGGATGCCCAGTGGTTTGAGCACAGCAACACCTGGCCGGATGACCCCAATAAGGCGGTTGCGGTAGTCGAGCAACTGATCGAGCTCAAGCGAACCGGGCTTCCCATCGCAAACAGCTACGCCCAACTGGAGGCGATGATTCCTTATTTCCGCAACCCGGATGCTTTGCGAATTGCCACCCAGAGCCACAGCGCGCACGAAGAGAAAGCCTTGTGCTCCGCGCTGACTATGATGCAGTTCGAAGCCGACGGTAATGTGACTGTGTGCACCGGAATGGAACCGGTCGGCAACATCAAGACCCAGCGCATTCGAGATATCTGGGAAAGCCGGCCCCAGTGGTGGGAAAGCGGTTGCTGCCTCGACAGGCGTTGCACGGTTGCAGAGAAGACTGTTCTCTCTCTCCCGGTTCTCACTTCGTACTAG
- a CDS encoding GNAT family N-acetyltransferase — MQPKPIFSEDTSAALAGRTSVVVVEDFNKLHDYIHAWEDLADHALEQNPFYEPWMLIPALKSFTTGSNVRVVLVFALDQGEPLLCGVFPVEKKTRYKKLPVAALSLWRHIYSPLCTPLIRTSFARECMDAFLDWLASERECTLMDFNLVSGEGPFHELLSECLIARGSASLVSEAHARALLRPKENADQYLRAAMSREHRKDLRRKRRRLSEQGYLEFNSLELDGNLDSWTKEFLELEAGGWKGHDGGAFACKDVNRSYFLTIVKAAFERGRLMMLALRLDGKPLAMKCNLIAAPGSFAFKIAFDENYSQYSPGVLLELENISRFHAERRVEWMDSCAVPGHPMIDRLWPDRRAIESVLVPTGRRTGELAISALPLMRSLNRKIRGIAARG, encoded by the coding sequence ATGCAACCCAAGCCAATTTTTTCTGAAGACACTTCTGCGGCGCTCGCCGGGCGGACATCCGTTGTCGTGGTAGAGGACTTCAACAAGCTGCACGACTACATTCATGCATGGGAGGATCTTGCGGACCACGCCTTGGAGCAAAACCCTTTCTACGAGCCGTGGATGCTGATCCCCGCGCTCAAATCCTTCACAACCGGGTCGAACGTCAGGGTTGTCCTCGTCTTCGCGCTCGATCAAGGCGAGCCCCTACTATGCGGCGTTTTTCCTGTTGAGAAAAAGACGCGCTACAAGAAGCTTCCAGTCGCAGCGCTCAGCTTATGGCGGCATATCTATAGCCCTCTTTGCACGCCGCTAATCAGAACTTCTTTCGCCCGCGAATGCATGGATGCTTTTCTCGATTGGCTCGCCTCCGAGCGCGAATGTACGCTGATGGATTTCAATCTCGTCTCCGGCGAGGGACCTTTCCATGAACTTCTGAGCGAGTGTCTGATCGCGCGTGGGTCCGCGAGCCTGGTGAGTGAGGCTCATGCTCGCGCTCTTCTTCGACCGAAAGAGAACGCCGACCAGTACCTGCGCGCCGCGATGAGCCGCGAGCACAGAAAGGATCTCAGGCGAAAGAGACGACGCCTTTCCGAACAAGGTTATCTCGAATTTAACTCGCTCGAACTCGATGGGAACCTGGATAGCTGGACGAAAGAGTTTCTCGAGTTGGAAGCGGGCGGCTGGAAGGGTCACGACGGCGGGGCTTTCGCTTGCAAAGATGTGAACAGAAGTTATTTTCTGACGATCGTAAAGGCGGCCTTCGAAAGGGGGCGGCTGATGATGCTGGCGCTTCGGCTGGACGGCAAGCCCCTGGCAATGAAATGCAATCTGATTGCAGCGCCCGGATCGTTCGCGTTCAAGATCGCCTTCGACGAGAATTATTCGCAGTACTCGCCGGGAGTGCTGTTAGAGCTTGAGAATATCAGCCGCTTTCACGCCGAACGGCGCGTGGAATGGATGGACTCCTGCGCCGTCCCCGGCCACCCAATGATTGATCGTCTGTGGCCCGATCGCAGGGCCATTGAGAGCGTGTTGGTCCCAACAGGCAGGAGGACCGGGGAGCTTGCGATTTCGGCGTTGCCTCTGATGAGGTCGCTCAATCGGAAGATCAGGGGCATTGCAGCTAGAGGCTAG